In Pirellula sp. SH-Sr6A, the DNA window GCCAAGGGAAGCCGGTTGCCGCATCGACCAAGGGGTCCCCCGCCACGGCAAATCCTGCCGCTCCCAAGCCCCCCAGCGCGGGATCGACCTCCAAGACTTCGCCCGGCCGGTCTGCTGCACCCGCCCCCAGCTCAAACCTCGCCGGCTTATTCGACGACGTGGGATTGGTGACGAAAACGGGCAAGATGTGCCCCTCGTGCGATTCCCCTCTGGATCCCCGGGCCGTCCTCTGCGTTCACTGCGGATTCAATTTGGCAGAAGGGAAGAAGCTCGAAGGGTTTCAGGCGAAGGGGCAAAAGAAGTTTGGCAACAAACACTTGAACGAAGCCGCCGAAATGATGGAACGGGAACAGGCAACCGAGAAACGACTCCTCGGAGCCGGTGCCCCTTGGTGGATGATGTTCAGCATCCTCGCGGGAATCGTGATCTTCATCGCCGGGCTCGCGATCAAAATGGATGCCGCCACGTCAGGAAAATCGTCCTCGATCGAACTGCTGCGCCGCATCCAGTCCGCCACCTATCTGACCGTGATGTCGGGTTCTTTTGGTGCTGCAATGGTCGCCATCTCGATCTTT includes these proteins:
- a CDS encoding zinc ribbon domain-containing protein; translated protein: MPIRVTCQCGQTLSVPDEMAGKSGRCPKCKGGLKVPASQGKPVAASTKGSPATANPAAPKPPSAGSTSKTSPGRSAAPAPSSNLAGLFDDVGLVTKTGKMCPSCDSPLDPRAVLCVHCGFNLAEGKKLEGFQAKGQKKFGNKHLNEAAEMMEREQATEKRLLGAGAPWWMMFSILAGIVIFIAGLAIKMDAATSGKSSSIELLRRIQSATYLTVMSGSFGAAMVAISIFASLAILITAFKESAKQGLLSMFVPFYILYYMFSRLFSKHLVTTVIIYWVSSILGGILLGYAMPRI